Below is a genomic region from Dioscorea cayenensis subsp. rotundata cultivar TDr96_F1 chromosome 14, TDr96_F1_v2_PseudoChromosome.rev07_lg8_w22 25.fasta, whole genome shotgun sequence.
TTCTTAACAATATTATATCTGGCAGGTCAACAGTTTTTTTGGGGGAAGAAATCTAATTTTCTATTGatggataataaaaaattttaaattttgactaTTACATTGACCCTTCTGTAATTTCTGAAGTAATCCCACCATTTATTGCCGTGTAAAATCCTTACCaaattatttttctgtttttttgtttatgaatattTGGGATATAGCTTGCCAAATCAGGCAGAGGCATTatctatttcattttatttattgtattttgattACCAGGTAACttaaagatgattaaaaaataaggcGGTGGGATTAATGGATTCCAATATGGcaattcataattaattttcttcttttcttcgttTTATTCAGGTGGAGTTTGTTTTGAAGATTCTGAGATTAGGTTTTAATTCTTGTTGATGGTTGCAAGTCAAAATCCCAAATTCAATGCAAAAACTGGTTTTTTGAGATGCAAGGTCCTAGTCGAATTCCCCCAATGAAACACAATAATCAGGCATATTTGCTGATTCAAAGTAACATGAGCTCCATATCCACAAGCCAAATTCCACTGTATATTATTTGGGTTCAGCTAAGTTTATGATGATCCCAGGAACATCTTTTTTCCTTATTGTTTGTTTAGTATATCTTTGTTTGGCATATAGGGATTTTTATTCATGGGAGAAACATAAACCATTCTGAAGTTTTCGTCGATTGCGTTTTTTTTATAGCATTATATATTCTGTAGGTACTTCTCGTTGGGGAGAATTTGGTGAAGGCGGGCTTTTATGGGGAGAATGTAATGGAAAATCCTTTGAATGGTTTGATGGCAATCCTGTTGAAGAACTACTATGCAAGGTTTGCAATATGTTGTGTTCATACCCATCGTGCAGACTTGTTATTGTTATATGGTTTTAcctgtttttatctttttataatttttttattaccatttttttttatgccttgttatatgtttgataaattttgtttgCCGCCGAGGctaatttagttttgattttttatggCTGTTTTGTACTTTATATGATTTGGCTCATAGGTCATTTATCTCATAATAAATTAAGGAATAAAAAGTATTCAATAAGTGAAATGCCAATTCTCAACTGGTTTTGAGAATCAAGATATCCAATATCTCGTCCTAGAAAGACTTCAAGTATTTGCTCATATTTCCATGTGTAAAATGTAAATGATTGTGCCTTACTCGTGCATCCAAATGTACAAGTGACAGAATAGAAGACAATATGGATGTAAAATTGTCCATGGCCAGATGTACCTGTGATATCCAGCTATTGATATTGTGATTAGACAAATTGGGAGAGAATCGATTGCTTTTGAAAACTTAAATGGGATGAACTTTTCAGacgtgatttaattatttgttcacATATATGCTTAAGACAAATATTTGATACATGCAATATAACAAATCTAACTTTGTTACAAGTCTTATCAGTACTTCTCTAATCTTGATGGGATAAATTCTGCTATTCATTTATATGTTTGTTGATgaatgtttatttgtttaatcaCTTATTCTTACTAGTGTATTTCTCATTAATCAATTTACTTCTTCATGttagtattattaataattttacaaagTTATAAAATTCTGCTTTAATGCATTTCATGTGGTCAGTGCTTTTAATTTGGAGTTGCTATTTTGAGATAAGAAGTTGTCTTCTCTACCTTATCACTCTCTGCCAAGTGCAATAGATGACAATAATCCTTGACCATCTTTTCCAAGTATTGAGTGTGTCCGtgctttgtatatatatatatatatatatatgtggaaaCGCCATATCATGAATGTTGTCATATGTTGTATCCCATGGTAGATGTAGCATTTTCATTATGTCTGTCATTTATCATTTAATTCATTGCCTCCACTTTGTAATTTTGATCCCCAAGTGAGCTGTTGATCCTAATCTTAATGTTGTAGTCATCAAAAAGTTCTTCTTCctcatacatattttatttgCGTAAAGGTAAGAGATATCTATGGTATAGATGATCAAGCCACATTCCGTAATGTTACTATTTCTTCGGAGAGAAGGCCGCAACCTCTGTATCTTGGAACAGCTACCCAGATTGGTTAGTGAAGTATAGAAGTTCACATCAATGATAAATTTATACTCTTTAACTTGTGAATTTTAATTcgtattttatatttagatcaATTTATAGCTTTCCATGTTCTATAGGAATCATTGCAACTGAGGGAATACCTAGTTTATTGAAGGTGTTGCTTCCATCAAACTATGTTGGCCTTCCAGTATTGTGAGTTGATCGTAAACCACTTACTTCCATATATGTTGTTATTACTTATTAGTGTTCTTTCTTAGGGAGCATCTGGCTTGATGTTCTCCCCAGAATTGAATagatgatatttaataatagtttttctCTTGCTTTTTCAAATATTCAACTCTACAATCTTTGTTCTACATTATTCTTTTGCATTTTGCAAGTTATTAGTTTATCTGGTGAGTTCATGTGCGAGGCATCCATTATTATCCCAAATGCTCAATGTGTATTAATGGGAGAGCCTTGCTAGTAAATCTTATTTGAGATGAATCTGCCTTGGGTAATATTGATCAGAAGATCTTTGTatacttaaatttatttttcattacaaAGTTAAAAATTATAGAAGTATTATTACATTTGTGTGAAAAAACCACTAGCCTTGTTGTCCTCGTTTAGTTATGAAAGAAGtgaaatgaatttttaataacCTTTGAACATCAAGAGGAGAGATAAATATCTTTAGTTTTTGTGAGCTAAATTATAAATGGACTCATTGATTAGAAATGGACAATTCATATCAAACCTAATAATTTAACcaaccttgttttttttttttctgtcatCTTTGTTGTCAAGAGCTCCTTACGGAAACCAAGAGTAATAATGATCAGTTTCACTAAGCTGTGAGCTAGATAAAATAGTGTAGCCATTGAAAACAGTCGAAGTTTGTGCATGTTATGCAGAAAATGTCATCAGTCTTTCTCTGTGATACTTTTTCATCAGGCATTTTTCCCATTTGGCTGGATGTAGTCACActaaatttttatcttaaagttgatccaaaaatattcGTTTATTTGCCTATTAGTTACCAGTAGTCAGAAAGCTTATAAATTTCTAACTCCTGGCAAGCATCTATTTCAGGTATATCAGAGATCTTCTTCTTAACCCTCCTGCATATGAGATTGCCTCAGCGATTCAAGGTTAGTTTTGTTTCTATCCTGAATTAAGTGTTGACAGGCAATTCTTTTAACTCTTGTGTTATTTACTTGATTGTATCTATATTCATATTCATTCTTTGTTCTAAGCTGTATTTTTTtgcttgcttccttagtattgcttatttatttataatagtaagtattattgttgttgttgttattattattatttctgtgtAGAAGCTTCATTTCCTGTCTTTTATGTCAGAAGGCACATTTATTTATCAAGAGGCAGATGATTGAGTTTTGgcctttttaaattttcagaATGACTTTCATGTTGAGTATCAGTTTCATCTCTCTACATTCTAGCGGGCATGACTAACTTGAAGCTATTTTTGGCAGAGGCATGCAAGCTCATGAGCAGTGTAACTTGTTCAATCCCGGATTTTACATGTATATCAGGCGTAAAGGTTCACTTTTTGATTCTTAACTTTAAAATACAAGCTATATTGTAAAGCTGAAGCCTCACACATATGCTTGTGCTGCAAATGCAAGTTCAGTCTTTTCTTGTCTTAATTATTGTGGTGCTGATTAATTCATTATGTGAGGTTGTATTTCCAAAGTATTATTTGTTAGTTAATACTAACTGATGGTGGTCTTGGATATTAAACAAAGTATTGTCATCATTCAAGATTTGGTTGTGTTATCATGGATGTATGCAGCCTATTCATTGGTATTTAGCAGAGCAACTTTGTGAGAGAGGTGATGTCCTAAATCATACTTTGCCACTTAAATTTACTAACCATGTTCTAAGcaatacatgaaaaatagcTTCAATAAAGGCATGTAGTATTGTTGGTATTTGCTATTTTAACAAGTTATGTTCATGCAATTAATTCCATTACCTGAATATTGTGCTTACATCGCACTATTACCTCAAAATTATTCTGAAAGACTAGACTTTATTCAGGTTGTTAGGAGTTATTGGAACCTAAATGTTTGGTCTTTTTTGTTGAATCTGGCTGAGATATTGGTCTGCCTATTGTTTGGTAGATAGTGGACTTGGAATCTTCATTGTGGAATTTgagttattaaacaattattgtCATTTGCTGGCTACATTTTTTATTACCTTCTACTCATGcctaataatttttatactattgcTGAATGGTTTatgattttcattatttatttatttttgttatcttAGTTGAATTTGAGCTCACATTTTTCTAACTTGCAGCTTGTAAAATTGTTGGAATCAAAGGAGGCAAATCACATCGAGTTTTGTAGAATAAAAAATGTGGTTGATGAGATTCTCCATATGAGTAGGAATTCCGAACTCTCCAAAATCTTGCGTGTCTTGCTGGAACCCACATGGGCAGCAACAGGCTTACGGGTTGAATACGAGATAATGGTATGTTTTTCTTCctgttttatatatttctgaGTATTTCCTCTTGAGTTCATAAACCAGTGTGATATGCCAATATCACCTGAGTGatcttttgaaatttcaagTTTTGGTGAAAATACCCTTTTGAGAAGATGAATTTACATTTACTTTATGAAACTGTGATGGTAAGATTTGATGATGTAGTTGAGCAACAGGCAAtcttcataaaatatttatgcaaaaatatatatgtaaactgtacatcttcaaatacaagctTCCTACAGAAACTAAGGATATTGCATTATGTTATCCTTATATTTATACAATGTGTtaattcttggagattttgggaTATGTCATGTTTGAATGTAGgctcttgatatttttctttatcaGGTGCATGAATGTGGTTGGGTTTCTCGTAGGATAGATGAAATCATATCTCAAAGTGACGAGAAAGGTCAAGAAATAAGTTCCTTTGAATTCATTCCTCAAGACTTCTTTCAAGATTTGGAATCATCATGGAAAGGTCGTGTGAAGAGGATCCATGCCATGGAGGCTTTTGAGGAAGTCGACAAGGCAGCTGAGGCCTTATCCACAGCTGTAAGTTGTTATAAATCACAACCTTTATGTTGGTCATGGTGAATTTCTCTGGTAAGTGCATCAGGCATTCTTGTTTAAGTTGTTAGATTCAATGTATATGAATTGGATACGAATGAGATTTTACTCATCTGGCTCTTTGTTGTCTCGTTGATATCATGTCACTCATTATAACCACTCTTTTATTTGTCATAAGTACCCTTATTTGCTTTTCAGATCAAGGAAGACTTCCTTCCAATTGTTTTAAGGGTGAAATCAATCATGTCTTCTCTTGGAGGTCCAAAAGGTGAAATATGTTATGCAAGAGATCATGAAGCTGTCTGGTTTAAGGGGAAACGATTCATGCCAGCTGTGTGGGCTAATACTCCTGGGGAAGAGGAAATAAAGCAACTTAAACCTGCTACAgattcaaaaggaaaaaaggtTGGAGAGGAATGGTATACCACAAACAAAGTTGAAAATGCACTAAGCAGGTTGAGTTTGTCTTTAAACAATCCATTCAAGTTTTTTGAGAGGTTATTGTGGTGAAAGTTTCCAGAGGAGTTTGAGCTGTTGTTGCTGATGGGCTGTTTCTGTATTTCTCTTCTACTATATTTAGGTATCATGAAGCCTGTGAAAAAGCAAGGAACAAGGTCCTCGAATTATTGCGAGGCCTTTCTGCGGAGCTGCAGAACAAAATCAATGTCCTGGTCTTTTCCTCAATGTTGCTTATAATAGCAAAGGCACTTGCTGGCCATGTTAGGTAAAACACACTCATGCTTTGATACATTTCATGTTCTTTTTCAAGTTTGATTCTTCTAAAATATTGTTTTCAGCCATTTATGTAACACATATATTACTTATATATGTCATGATTTGCGAGCTTGAATATATGTGTGTGGATCATGGAATATGATTTAGATGTTATACTCCCGATGAAAATATCCTTAGTAATCTGACATACCTAACTAACCAAACTAATGCATGATGTGCATCCAGTTCTCAAACTAAGCTTTTACGCAGACTCCTCTAAATCCATCCTTGCTCTTAAACATAGAACCGTCCGTTATATGGCAGCACAACCTTATTGATCTACATACAGTGTACTTCACTTGGCTTTCTCATCACCTCACCCCAAACCTCTTAaccattatctttgttttctgcAGTGAAGGCCGAAGAAGGGAATGGGCATTTCCTTGTTTAGTTGACTTCATGAAAAATGAGGTAGTCATCTTTTTGCCCATATATTTCAGTGAGATTGTAGAATGTTTAAATGTTGAATTGGTTTGAGTTGTGGGAAGGATAACAAATAATAGAGAAGCTCTCGCCCTTTTTTTAGTTTGACTTGAATTATCCTTGaactttgttttattgtttgatGAATAAGCTTCCTTTGAGCTTAAATTAGCCTTAATTGAAACTTGAATTTGGGTTGGCTAGATTGAACTCAAGTCCACTTCGCTCATTATAGTTTTATATGGAACTGGTCCAGGATAAAAAAACTATAGAATCAATCAACAGGATGGAGCTACAAGGGTTGTCACCATATTGGTTTGATGTTTCGCAAGGCAATGCAATAAAGAATACAGTTGAGATGCAATCTCTATTCCTTCTGACTGGGCCCAATGGTGGTGGTAAATCCAGTTTGCTTCGATCAATATGTGCTGCTGCTTTGCTTGGGATCTGTGGACTCATGGTGCCTGCTGACGTAGCTGTCATTCCTCATTTTGATTCTATTATGCTGCATATGAAAGCGTACGACAGTCCTGCTGACGGGAAAAGCTCATTTCAAGTAGGTCATCAACTTTATGTTTAAGATGAAGAtctgtgatttattttttatttattaccttaaaaagaattcaaagtTTCTGAAAATCTGATTAATCTTGGGGCATTTCTTTCCAGATTGAAATGTCAGAGATACGTTCTATTGTCATGGCAGCTTCCTCGAAGAGTCTTGTTCTTGTGGATGAGATATGCCGTGGAACAGAAACAGCGAAAGGAACTTGCATTGCTGGTAGCATCATTGAAAACCTTGATCATATTGGCTGCCTGGGAATTGTTTCAACCCACTTGCATGGCATTTTTGACTTGCCACTAGTTACCAAAAATGTTGTGTATAAAGCCATGGGATCCGAGATTTTAGATGGTGTCGTGAGACCAACATGGAAACTGATAGATGGAATCTGTAAAGAGAGCCTTGCCTTCGAGACCGCTCAGCGAGAAGGTCTTCCTGAAATTATCATCAACAGGGCGAGAGAGTTATATGTTTCAGTAAATGCCATCGATAAGACTGCCGTAGATGTGAACCGTTTGGATACCCATGTTTCACATGAAGGACCTGAGTGAAGTTGGTCATTCCTCTATGACCGGGACTTTGCAGGTCTTACAGGATGAAGTAGAGAATGCCGTTAAAGTTATCTGCCATGAAAAGTTGACGGAACTTTACAAGAATAATACCACATCAGATTCTTTGGAGGTGAAATGTATTGTGATTGGTAGAAGAGAATTACCGCCACCTTCAACAGTGGGTGCTTCTTGCATTTACGTGCTTTTCAGAGCCGACGATAAAATATATGTCGGACAGGTTACTTCTTTCCTTGTTTTTCACTGAAAATTTTAGTCTGACATCAAAAACAATTTTGTTTGACATGAGCATTGACTTTTGTGCAGACTGATGATCTTGCGGGTCGAGTCCGTGCTCATCGATCAAAGGAGGGCATGCAAAATgcaacattcatatatatagtGGTTCCCGGTAAGAGCATCGCGAGCCAACTGGAGACTCTTCTCATCCATCAGCTTCCCCGTCAAGGTTTCAAACTAATCAATAAAGCTGACGGTAAGCATCGAAACTTTGGTACATCTAATCTAAAGCTCGAATCTCTTAGCTTGCACCCGTGAAGCAGACGTGTCTCCATCTCTAATTCTCATGCTCCGAGAAACTCTTTCGgcaaatgcaccaattttgtaACTCAATGGTGCCGATGCCAATTTTGCAGATATCGTATTCATCTTATCCTCTGTAAGTGATACATCAAAATTGATTTCAATAGCCAATTTGCACTAATTAAAAGCAATGTGTGTCTTCCATGAGCTTGcaagcatttgtttttttccgtATTTTGTTTGTATCGCAAGCGTATCATATCTTCGATTAAACAAAGAAGTTAccgaaaaaaatatgttttgtttggtcaTTTGCACATGGTGATGAGCTAACCAATGTATATTCTCTGTAGGTTGTTGCAGGGACAAAGCtattatatatgaaattaagaagaagaaaactctTGTTCGTTTCTAATCTAAACATAACTTGTTTATATGTCAATGGTCCcctcttttttgtatttttttcaggTAATTGAATATTCGATCATCGATACCGACGGATGTAGTTTAATGCCACGGGTGACATGATTAGTCcataatcattttaatttattcaatgCCGAACTTTTTCTTTCctaatcttagttaattttgtCGTCTTTCTTGTATTAATTTGAGCTATTTTGGAAGGTGGCATTGGGACAGTGTTACTCTATaaacaatgtatatatatatgggtctatatttattaaaaaatttttgttttaaataaataataataataataatcatttaaGAAAAGATGTAAAAAGGCTCAAGAACTATcttagttgaaaaataaaataaaaaacatatcaaatacatatgtaacaacatttcaaaggtgcactttcaaataaaattttaatattattttgagttttatttatgtttttacagGATTCATTACTATGTCAAGCAGACATTTTGTTGTTTCTATTCAAtccaaaaacttaattaaaacaaatccaaatatatataaatatatatatatatatatatatatatatattcttgaaaGGATAAATTACCAGTTTCTATGCTTCAGTTTAATGGAATCTTATGGATCCCCAAAAGCTTTTCATGTTTGTCATAAATCAATAGTTATTCAATGGTTACTTCCATGCTTtacatcatttattttttatgcaatttccaaagtctaaaaaaatacgaattttatgtgtttggtttaattcttgtgtttatttttatttttttaaaactcatctttaatttttttattattatttatcataataaaaaaatagtctttttaaaagtttgattattaaaaaaactcttcTGATTTTGAATATTC
It encodes:
- the LOC120275747 gene encoding LOW QUALITY PROTEIN: DNA mismatch repair protein MSH1, mitochondrial (The sequence of the model RefSeq protein was modified relative to this genomic sequence to represent the inferred CDS: inserted 2 bases in 1 codon; deleted 1 base in 1 codon), with protein sequence MQMCKKPSTVQLTKRLDYSNILGLNVSLKNGSLKEGTLNMEILQFKSRFPREVLLCRVGDFYEAIGFDACVLVEHAGLNPFGGLRSDSIPRAGCPVVNLRQTLDDLTRSGFSVCIVEELQGPTQARSRKGRFISGHAYPGSPYVFGLAGGDHDVDFPEPMPVVGISRSAKGYCMISVLETMKTFSAEDGLTEEAIVTKLRTCRYHHLFLHMSLRHNASGTSRWGEFGEGGLLWGECNGKSFEWFDGNPVEELLCKVRDIYGIDDQATFRNVTISSERRPQPLYLGTATQIGIIATEGIPSLLKVLLPSNYVGLPVLYIRDLLLNPPAYEIASAIQEACKLMSSVTCSIPDFTCISGVKLVKLLESKEANHIEFCRIKNVVDEILHMSRNSELSKILRVLLEPTWAATGLRVEYEIMVHECGWVSRRIDEIISQSDEKGQEISSFEFIPQDFFQDLESSWKGRVKRIHAMEAFEEVDKAAEALSTAIKEDFLPIVLRVKSIMSSLGGPKGEICYARDHEAVWFKGKRFMPAVWANTPGEEEIKQLKPATDSKGKKVGEEWYTTNKVENALSRYHEACEKARNKVLELLRGLSAELQNKINVLVFSSMLLIIAKALAGHVSEGRRREWAFPCLVDFMKNEDKKTIESINRMELQGLSPYWFDVSQGNAIKNTVEMQSLFLLTGPNGGGKSSLLRSICAAALLGICGLMVPADVAVIPHFDSIMLHMKAYDSPADGKSSFQIEMSEIRSIVMAASSKSLVLVDEICRGTETAKGTCIAGSIIENLDHIGCLGIVSTHLHGIFDLPLVTKNVVYKAMGSEILDGVVRPTWKLIDGICKESLAFETAQREGLPEIIINRARELYVSVNAIDKTAVDVNRLDTHVSXMKDLSEVGHSSMTGTLQVLQDEVENAVKVICHEKLTELYKNNTTSDSLEVKCIVIGRRELPPPSTVGASCIYVLFRADDKIYVGQTDDLAGRVRAHRSKEGMQNATFIYIVVPGKSIASQLETLLIHQLPRQGFKLINKADGKHRNFGTSNLKLESLSLHP